The Apostichopus japonicus isolate 1M-3 chromosome 20, ASM3797524v1, whole genome shotgun sequence nucleotide sequence taggagagctGTGTAGGTTTAAGGATCAAAGCTCTACTGCTACTGTATCTTTGGTTTATTCAGTATCTCCATGGtgatacactgtaggagagctGTGTAGATTTTAGGATCAAAGGTCTACCACTACTGTATCTTTGGTTTATTCAGTATCTCCATGGtgatacactgtaggagagctGTGTAGGTTTTAGGATCAAAGCTCTACTGCTACTGTATCTTTGGTTTATTCAGTATCTCCATGGtgatacactgtaggagagctGTGTAGGTTTTAGGATCAAAGCTCTACCACTACTGTATCTTTGGTTTATTCAGTATCTCCATGGTGATAGAGGTTGATAGCAATTAGTCATCACTGGGATATGTAATGAAATCAAAGTCAAATTTATTCCATATGAGCTCTTCTGAAGTACTATAGAGTTTTacgatgatttttttttcttttctaaatgtGTGTTATAAGATAGAACCGATAGTAATTGTTAGTTGGTTTGAGTATTACAGACACTATATAATGGAGTACATACTGTATTTCCCAACATCTACCAAATTCTGACCTGACATTAAATGTATATACCATCAAAAGCTGGGTAGTTTCAGTCCAGCTTTTATAACATGAAGAAAACGTAGCAATAAACTTTACAGAGAGCCATCAGCTGCACAGAGATACCATTAGGGTGAACTTGTGCGATATGGTAGTCCTTACAGCAAGCAGCATCTTACTTACCATATAAGAACAAAGCTTCTCCACCTTAAACGTTGATATTGACAGTTTCATGACTTCCATGGTTGTAGAAATGATAGCTACATGGAGATGTATAACCCATGTAGGACAACAGGACTAATTACTGAGAATGGTGTTAACGTGTCAACCATTGGATATCTTCGAAACACGGAATACATCTAAACTTGTAGAAGTAGATTTAAATGCTAATGTTACCATGATATAAATATCTCATACGTGTATACCTGGAAGGTTGTTTCATGTTTTATCTTGATTAATCGTAGGTTTTATATCGTATTTTATGCTGGAAGATGTTGCATGCTCACattatctgaatattcatttcttccCCCCTCTGAAGTTTGTTCCGTTTCGTGAATACATCGGAGGAATCGCCAGCGGCAACAGCCAGCTCAGCCAGGCTCGACTTGCCAAAGATGTCCTTGCAGAGGTCCCAGACCAGCTTATATCGTTtatgaaaagaagaaacatCATCCCAAAGGATAACCCACCTGCCTCTCACCAACCACTCTCACAAGCACTTCCAAGTGCACCTCCAGTGTgagaggatatatatatatatatatatttataccatTTCAGGTATCCATAAATGACTAGTAGCACTTTGAGCTATTAGAATATTCATATGTTCTGGTTGGATTGTCAGTGATGTGTAGGTTATGGTACAAGGGGAAAATGGAGTAAAGTGGCCGCAGTGGTTATGAAAGAATATTATTAGTCATATCCATTGGATTGATAGTAACGGTCTGTGGGGATATTATAGTTGTGGTGTAACTTGATAGATTGATGGCGATGTGCTGTTTAACTCAGAGAAGTATGATATAAGTCCATGAAGTGAACAGGCTTTCAGCCTTGATAGGCTTTGACTAACATGATAGCTTTGTTTGTTGTATTCTTTATTGAGTAGGAATGTTTTATTAATCTGACTAAATCTTGTAATACTATaacctttttttacttttacttttacacCCAAGAAGAACTGTATGGCTGCATACTGTTGACTGTTAATACAAATGAGCAAGTTAAAGAGTTGTTTACTACAATACAGTAAAGAAAAAATTATTGTGTCTCACAAAGTGACTGTTATGAACTCGGTTTTGCAAATCCTTCACAAATTTATTGGTGTCTTAGGTGATTTAGTAACAGATTCATGTTTTCAGGGTTCCTAATCTTTTCTCTAGCATGGAAAGTGTGAGCACAGGAGtcattgcaaaaacaaagacaatgtcTGTCATAGGACTGTTACTGTGAAGACCATGGTTTTCTTGTAGAAAGTGAGTGCATGAGTTTGGTGCCTGCTGATTGAGGTCAAATTTTTAATGAATCCCCCCCAACATACCCTCATTGGCAGCTTAGCTTATAGATGCTTCTGAGAGTTATTTGCTTGGACTGATGCTGTTTCTTAATTTGTAATATACAGACCCCATCTACTGTTTTCAAAATGCTAATTTCATGCATTGCAGTATAAGTTAGTTGTTCAATAGATGTTCTTCATATTAAACTAACCACTTCCATAGATATTTACAACTCACTTTGTAGACACAAAACAGTGCCTAACATTGTAGAGATGTCAAAGCTTTTTACACCTATTTCTGTTTCCATACTAGTGTGCAAGCAGTGTTGGTTTTAtctgtgaaatattttaccaaaatatAGAAATGAAACTTCAGATAAGTTCAGCTTTAATTTTCTCTGCAATCATTTAGCTTGTAGCTAGCAGAATAACATTGCAGGCGCCCTATAAGCATTTGCTAGTACAGTAGTTGACAAAATTTCAGCATTTTGACAATTAATTACTCCTTTTCAGGGGTGAAAAGGTGATATCAGCAAAAAACCAAAAAAGGTTACACTGTTGTGTATATACTAGAGACCAATTTGGTTTTCAGAGGTTGATGTTCTCAAATTTCTTTGTTTACTTTGtactaaatgaaataaaactttcaATTGAACAGCTTCCCAACTGAGAAATTTTCACTTTCATCAAGATTTCTGATGCAAACTTTGTGTTTTCATCTGCACATTCCTGTAAtatctttcaaagaaaaaactacaaaacattaggaataaataaaaatataataaaacacaaaaattcattttatattgtgtaaagtttaatttgtttttggtATCATCCAGGGATGTATAACAGTGTTTGTTGTATGTGGTAACAGTGCGTATTGagtatgttacatatatatatatatatatagtagtgttAGTCAAAATATACACATTATTATCAATTTTCTATTGTGGCTTAAGATGCCTTTAAATTAGTCTATGCATTGTCCTAGATGTTTGCAGAGGGATACAAGTTGTTTTCACTTGAgacaatttatttataaatatatatcgaCAGAATTGTAAAGAGTCATTTTCTGTTAGAGTTATTTCATTACACGTAAGAATTACTAATAAGTCACCGTCTGAAACTCTCACATATTTAATTAGCCCTGGAATGTTGATAAATTGATTCATGACCTCATTGCAAGAGTGTACTTAAATCTGTATTTTTGTAGTCTGACTCTGACCTCGATAGGTAATAGCCACACATAATTCTATAGTACACCCTCAACCTATCTGAGCGGTCTGTGTAGGTAACAACTGTTTCGCTGCTGCTTCTGTTGGACAGTTCTTGACTGTTTATTCTAGCGTAGAGTGTCCATGCGTAGAGTGACAGACCTAACGACTCCCCCGGTTTTACCAGGAGTTTCCCGATTATTTCTCATGCTCTCCCTAATTTGATGTGATTATATCTCCCTGTAAAATTGGAGATTCACctctgttttcatttttctctgGCAACTGCTATGGATCAAAGTAACAGATGTTTTCAGGTACTTAAGCTGCAAAAGTGGCACCATCTTTTCATTACccttttttatttggggggggggtcgggtgtgTGGCAGCAAAGGCTGCACCAGAATGTTTAAAGTTCAATGTAACAAAGTTTCAAGTATGTCTACCATTGAAACTTCTAAATAATAGAGCTTTGATACTACATGGAAGTATTTCCCCCATCTATAAGGTCTACAATTTTACACAATATGATATTCTTTGTATTATATGCCACCTTGTAATTGTTTCACAGAATGGGTTTAGTAGGTATTATGATGGTTTCATCCAAGTTTACCTTAGTGTCTCACAGCTGCCTTACGTTGTCTCTTTGGGTAATCTGTTCAACTGTACCCGCAATTTAACTCTTCGAGTGACATTCTCTGGATATTTTCTTTCTAGTTTtgcaatgtacagtaattaCGAAAACACTTTATTTGAAACAAGTTTTATACTTTTGTGTTGTTGAGGGCAGGGGAGCGGAGGGGGGGGTGCTGTTTTGTTGCAAAGATAGCTAAAGAATGTGCAATTAGAATTAATTCTGACACTGGACAGTACCTGCTACAGCCTGTACTGTAAATTTTTGTAACGGTTTTACGACATGGTAAAACATTGCGTCAAACTTACTGTGTTTATATCTGAGTCAAGGACACCAGAATTGGCGTTAATTCAGTAATTGCAGTAACATAATACAGTTGTACATTGCTCGCAACTTTTCCTGATGCAAATTCTGGTCATCTTATATGCGATCCTCAAAATGGGAAGGGATGTGGGGGGCATCCCCtcatcttttgaaaaaaaaatggaattttttGAGACCCCTTACTTGCAAGATTGTAACAATGTATAATTGTATAGTAAACTTTGTCAACTAACATGAGCCTTGAGTGTGAACTTTTTTAGTTGCCATTTTACTTTAACGACCCACAACTCAGCCATATGTGGGATTTTGGCCAGTATGTGCGTGTGTCTACAGGCTTGTAACATCAAATGTTGGTCTAACGTGTCATTTGCGGGGTCACTTGGGAGCTCTGATGGTGTATCCCTTTATCTTGAAGTGCATGAAAGAGTTATAAACTGATATAACTGTAAAGGCATATGTCAACAACTATTTAATATCTGCATGTTTCTTGTATCAATGTAATCCTTCTCTTGGAAACTACAAGCAGTACTTTGTGAGCAAATTAAACAACAAGTGCGCATTGTAGCATTTCTTTATTCTAATTCTTGtctcaatgtttgtttgtttttacattttaccaCCTTTAATATGAATACTTGACTAGGTTGTCAGATCTGATCTGAAATATGCTAGTGAGCCAAATAATGGTCACATATGTTCcaagttgaaaaaaaacaatatatccAGAAATGTTAGGATGTAGGCCCAAAATTAATCTTCATAAGTTGTAGATCCCTTTAGAAACCACTGCTATTAGTGCAGGTGATAATTTCGTACCAGACATGAATCTTCATAAATGAAAGAGGCTGATCAGTCAAATTGGCTGGTTTATCTAATCTACCACATGTCCATTTAGACTAGCTCCTCAGCATTGCCTAACACTATAGGAAAATTCACCACTTGTTTCTGCAAATGAAACATGTTGACAATTCAATGCAAATTTGCTTACAGACAAACAGTGTTGGATTTCACTCATGGGTGCTGTTgtgtatataataatacattttggTTGTTATTGCAGAAAAacttaacattttgaaaaaatggtCTCTGTATCCCAATTTGCCCTTGCAAAGTTCTGTGGTAACTCATTTGTGATCCTTCTCTTCTTGGTTTTGACTTTCTTTTAATGTAGATGTATCATTGTAGTTGTGGCATATCTTTTTAGTGCTAGTGTATAATTGTTGGCATTCTTTTGATGACTTTCATTAAAGTCATTAGTTGCCCTTGTACTTTCAAGGAATCCCAAAACTAATATACTTAATAGGAAACTggccagcaaaaaaaaaagaaaaaaaaagaaaaaaaaaaacgggcaTGCAGTAAAAGGGATTTAATGAAAACCACATCTCAACTTTCATGTGATACAATTTATTTCAACAGGTTTAATATCTTGCACAAAAATTCTCTTTCTTGCAGACTTGGGTCTTCTAATACTTATGTAATTATCTTGAAATCTTTCACGGGCAAGCatcaaaatttcctgaccaTTGAGGTAGAAGATGTACAGTATGAGAAAACGTTTGTTGGAATTGGAAACTATCAAAAATGGGGAATAGCGATTATAGATAAAGCAACTTACAAATGCATAAATACATTAACCTCAAAATCATTAGTAATGCCTCCAAATATTTTGAAGGCTCAAATGTTTAGAAGGCAATAAATTTGCTGGAGGTTTGCCAAATGTGTTTCCAGAGATTCTGAGCCCTATGTATTCCTACAGATACTGAAGACTGCATAATGTTACATAACCAATATGAGGGAAATATGATtatgtttggaaatgaaaagctgCTTAAGAATCCTATTAACAGTGAACCCTGTCtgacttttctagcatatttgggttTACACTCCTGATGGACTTTAAAACCAGATGGCAAGATATCCCATTGAAGACACAATCCCCTTGGAAATTTTAAGCAAAGAGTAGGCTATTACCCTATCACAGTGGTATAAGCTTCTTCTGAATTTGTACTGAGAGGGCTAATGGTTAATCATTGCTGAAAATGCTATTTCCCTCTCTCCACTTACTATCTCTTTTAGCATGGTGCCTTGAatcaaatacaaaattaaaatgttttgtttgcaatgttttgatatcaaaagttacaaaataagTTTAGGAGGCTGTGTCCCATGTGTGTTGTCACAATGCAAATACTCTCTTAGAACTTCACATTTTCATGGGGAGTGTTAACAAGCTCTTGTAACTGAACAATGGGCTACTGTTACATAATGTGTGCAAATTTCAACATATACATGCAAGAAAGTAAAGAACCATCTCTACTACAGGTGTGATAACACCCACCCGTCACCACATACCTCACTTGTAAGATTCAATGCTCATGGTCTAGTACAGCAcatcacatactgtaccaactTTAAACCCTGAATTTTCTATCTTTAATTTCCTAAATATTAATCTCCAAGCCAGACTGATTTTCTTACCAAATGAACCTCTGAAGTCCAGGATGGCCTTCCCACTTGAACGGTCTCATCATAAACAGATACAACATCGCTCCATTGATTGCACTGAACAACACAAACTCCACTAACAACTGCCACCTACTCAGAGGAGGAATATTCAAACGAAAAACTATGAATGGCAAGATGAAATATCGAAATTCGAGAAGCTTCTGAGGAACGCATGCTACTATCAAGCAGACTACATACGTCAGCTTCCAAAGTAAGCTTTTAACGGAGAGAGAATCTGACATGCTCCAGCCTGCGTATGCATACCCTGGGACGAGTATATACTTCACCAGCCAGTGCTGTTGGTAAATCTTCCGCCATACATAGAATGGTATGTGCCTATTATCTGCCAATAGGTACTTATGTACGTAAGTGAACTGGTGGACAGCTCCAACCATCATCAGCATGACAATTACCCAACTCCCAAAATTGCTCTTAACCGTTTTGAGAAACCGGTTCACCTTCTCGACGGACACCAGTACGGGCGCTGCGAATCCCGCGGTGAGAGCGAAGAAATAGAACAATTGAGGGACGTTGAAGACAGCTTGATGATGTTCCTTATCACCTAAAACTATGCCTTTGTTTATGAACACAAACGCTAGGAAGCATGCGACCACCAAGGCATAAAGCCAAAGATGTGTGACAATCTTTCTTAAATTCTTCACGGAGAGCGCATAGTTCAATGCTGCCTGAACTGCAGACAAATACGATTTACTCATTTGTTTGGTTTGGTTCTGACTTTTGACTGCATCTCTCTCGAAGAGTCTCGCAAAGGTTATACCCGCAAGGAAGACCACCCACACGATGTTTGTCTGACGGAACAGGAGGGAGAGTATACCAAAGATGGCTGCCAGGAAGTGGTTGCTGTACTGGGACGACAGATACGCCAGTAGCACAAAACTGGTTGAACCCATGTCTGTGTAGTAGAGATTACTAAAGAAGTACAGTACTGGAAATATGGAGATGTTGAATGCAGTGGCAGATGGCAACATGCCATCCGAGacctacaaaacaaaaaaggaaaaggattTTAGAGACGATTGGAAATTTCCTCTTCTGCTACTTTATAGAGTATTTTTAATCATTAGGAAACCAGCAATTGGCATCTCTCTATGACACTACAACCTAAAACTTGTAA carries:
- the LOC139961107 gene encoding dol-P-Glc:Glc(2)Man(9)GlcNAc(2)-PP-Dol alpha-1,2-glucosyltransferase-like, coding for MTYNCSSAQLSIPSWYPGESAYGTKIDEKINCLLESKMDVTISAGRFAVSALFVLVTAVIFLQVEKFQHTPYMDEIFHVPQAQKYCAGNFTEWDPMITTPPGLYVMSVALIQPVSQLLQVEREDICTTHVLRMTNIFFAVMNFFVLDALYRRIHRDNRVSDGMLPSATAFNISIFPVLYFFSNLYYTDMGSTSFVLLAYLSSQYSNHFLAAIFGILSLLFRQTNIVWVVFLAGITFARLFERDAVKSQNQTKQMSKSYLSAVQAALNYALSVKNLRKIVTHLWLYALVVACFLAFVFINKGIVLGDKEHHQAVFNVPQLFYFFALTAGFAAPVLVSVEKVNRFLKTVKSNFGSWVIVMLMMVGAVHQFTYVHKYLLADNRHIPFYVWRKIYQQHWLVKYILVPGYAYAGWSMSDSLSVKSLLWKLTYVVCLIVACVPQKLLEFRYFILPFIVFRLNIPPLSRWQLLVEFVLFSAINGAMLYLFMMRPFKWEGHPGLQRFIW